A segment of the Anguilla anguilla isolate fAngAng1 chromosome 6, fAngAng1.pri, whole genome shotgun sequence genome:
CTCCTCTCCACCATGATCACACTTGGGCCATCAGACGCTGCTCTTAAAATGATTGACTCTTACATATCTTGGTTCctctcccatccccacccccaatacattttatattatttcaggtTATGATatgatttatggttttaggtTATTTTTCTTTGGGCTTGGTCTGGATGTAATCTGCATGTATTCTGGATTAGTATTTTGGTTATTAACATAGCTGacattcatttttcctttagTGATGCTACATATATTCTCACTGGTCTGTGAATGTTGTTAGCCAAGTTTGGCATTATTTCTTATATAAATAAGGTGAATGCTTTTATGTTCTCCTACGTTGAGAGTCTGTCTGCTAAATCTAATTGAATGTAATGAGCATGAATGTACAAAATTCAGACATTACAAATTGAGAGTAAATATGGGTCAAATTGAAAAGAGATGCATAGTATGTTAAATGACACTTGTTAAGTGCTTACAGTGTGTAATGCTATTAAATAATGAGTGTAAGGTTTGGAGTGCAGGGTGCAATGATGTTAAATGATAATTGTGAAGTGTGGAGTGCAGTGTGGAGTGGCGCTAAATGCTAATTGTGAGGTGTGGAGCGCAGTGTGCATTGACATTATGGTAGAGAGTGAAATGGTCGTTTTGTGCAGAGTGAAGCACGCCAGGCTCCGCAACACAGCTCTGGAGGAGAAACTGGAGAGTGTGACGCAGTCTGCGGTCAGCATGGAGGAGAGGGCAGCGCAGTTTGAGCAGATGCtgatggaggaggagcagaCTGAAAGAGTACGTACGGTCATCTTGGGTTAGCCCTCTCAAATGGGAGCAGAATTACACCCTCCTCtgttaaaatgattacattaaTCTATTTTTAGTCATTTCCAGGATGTATGTGGATTGGTATTGTTTCCCTctcacataataataataataataataataatgtgtttatCTGAGATTTATGTTCAGTGTGCGCTGGTTTTGCCTCTATGGAAAAATATCAGTTGTAAACCTTTAATTGTTATCTTGCTTATTTGTTGTGTCATCTTTTTTCCCCAGGAGATTGACTCTCAGCTGCGTGAAAATCAGAAAGTCCTGGCCCGGGGACGACAGGAGCTACAGACGCTCAAGTCCAAGGAGAAGACCCTATTGGCCGAGATCTCTGGGAGCCGCGCCACTCTCTCCAACCTCAACAGCCGGTTGGACAAACTGGAGCACAGCTCTTTGCAACAGCAGGAGATGATTTACAATAAGGCAAGGGATCAGCCAATATCCTGGAGCCTTAAAGATATAATCTACACAGAgatgaacctgtgtttagtggTGTCTTAAAGACATTTGCACCTCCTTAGTAGCCTCCTTACAGTCACCACACCCTCATCAGTAGCATCCTTAGAGAGGTCAGCCCCTTCGCAGTAACCTCCTTCCTTCAGTCATTGCTCAAAACCAATGGTTCACTGGGGTCATTCCAGTGGCCATTACGAAACAAGACATGTTGATTAAACAGAATGTGGGACAGAAATAGGGTTACACAGAGGACATGCGTGTTTATGacacagattatttatttagcccTCATGCATCCACAAGGATGTGATCTTACTTTTGCAATGCATTACCAGTAAACAATCCCTCAAGCAGTTCGCTGGGACCATTCATCAAATATTTTGTATGATTTGACAGCTGATCCAATCTCCACTGCCTCCATTCAACTGTCTGCTTTTGTAGAAAGCTGGTGGGATGACCATTATGCCAATGGTAACAGCTAGTTGGCACTGTATGTTTGACCAGTCCAGCAAACAGCCTCTATATGGGTATATTTAACAAGTGAcatgaagtgaaaaaaaactCCTCCCCATAAGCCGctgtaataatgaataattccaGTAATTATCGCATGTAtatggtaaaatgtccagtgcccTCTGTCAGAGTGCATATGAGTCCAACAGAGACCATATgtgctctgtaagagttgatttaatgctgaacattttgcACTGTGTATATTTGTTTGAGTGTAACGGCTGCGTGTGTAACAGGACTTCCAGATACAGCTGCTGGAGAGGAAGCTGTCAcggctgaggggggaggggaacacagaggaggagcaggcccTGAAGAAGAAGGAGTCCGAGCTGGCCGCGGCcctggaagaggagaggaagacgGCCAAAATGCTGGCGCTGCAGCTGAAAAAGCTCCAGGTGCTTACCGTGTGCTCCGTTTGTCTCCCTTAACAAGGGCATTCCTCTTTGTTGAGGCTAGCATGAAATGTAAACAAGACCAGgccaaaacctagtatatggctggaccgaatcggccgaccaatggtgtaacttcatcactcagtcactcagtcacagacatgcgcggtgtaacttcatcactcactcagtcactcagtcacagacattcatgtTTATAGGGCTAGCCCCACTGTTGCGCTCCAGCCAAAATGTTGTCTGCTGTGACGTAAAGTTGTGTGGACAAAAATTGGTGTGTATAATACTGAGGACTGGGTGTGGTCTTGCTTACTTGTTGTCTACATCGCTATCTCGCTGTGCCTTTGAGAGGAGCTTTGCGCCCATCTGTGTGGTTTGGTCTTCTCATGTTAAAGCAGCCTTCCTTTTGGTTTCAGGATGAGATTTACTGTGCTAAGAAAGAGACCGAGAAGACTGGGGCTCAGAAGAGAGAACTGACTGAGAAAATTGAGGAGCTGAACCTCTTCAATGACATCTCTGACAAGGAACTGAACAAACTGCGTTTCAAAAAGCAGGTgaggagaaggtgagagagcagCGGATAGGAATAGACTCCCCATTCTGCAAAAGCCTGGTCAAAGATCCCTGTGGCATTACTATGACCAATCAAAACCCGGGGATAGCATTTGGTTCAAGGCACCAACTGTTTATAAACCAGCCCAGTAAAGTTTATTGACTTAGTGTTTGCTTGTTACACCTTAAGGTTAATACTCTTAGCCTTTTTTTAAGCTTCAGATTCATACCAAGCTCAATCCATGATGTGTGCAGTGGCAACAGTTTTTCTTCAGTGCTCTGTGACAATACCCATGCAAAAAATGCACTCTAAAATATTTCCCCATCATTTACATAGTGTGTTCGGTATGCTGACCTGCTGTTCTCCAAACCCATTGCTTGGAAAACTGCACCAGGTGCCTATTAAATTGTGTGTCAAACCGGTCCTTTGGTGTGTTCGGCCTTTCACTGTGTCTGTTGTACTTCCGAAGGACACCATGGTGGAGAACAACATAGTGAAACTGGAGGTGAAGCACATGAGGGACCTGCTGTACAACAAGGCAGACAGCGTCCTCTCCCTGGAGAAGCAGAGGCTTCAGCTCCAGGCGGCCATGAGGGAGAGGCAGGTGGAGATCAACGTCCACAGGGAGATGCTTCAAAAACAGATCAAAATTGCCGACCAGGAACGTCAGAAACTCAGGTAAGCGGCTCAGCgagtatataaatattttctaaaatcagTGCTTGGTTGAGTGTTCTTTTGTGATGGGATGGCTTTTCTAACACCACACTTGACCAAACAAGTCCTGCAGACTCTAGTTTTAGCACATCTAGACTGTTGCCCAATGATATGGTAAGGTGCTGCAAAGAAGGATCTAGGAAAACTGCAGCTGGCTCAGAACAAAGAAGCTCATCTTGCCCTTTGATGCACGCTAAGGTCTAATGTAAACCATATGCATGTCAATCTTTCCTGGTTGAAAGTTGAGGAGAGGCTGACGGCATCactccttgtgtttgtttgaagcATTAACGTATTGAAAATTCCTAATTGTTTGTATAGTCAACTCATATTCAGCTCTAACACAGATACCTACCCCACCAGACATGCCACTAGAGGTCTCTACACAGTTCCTAAATCTAGAACACAATCAAAGCAATGCACAGTATTTTATTGAGTCATGATTGCATGGAACAGGTTGCTAAAGCACACAATAAAGCAACCTTTAAAAAACAAGTGAAGCAACACCTAATGGCCCTACGCCTCTAAccacattttgtacattttttatgtatagGAATATCAATATGTATATGAATATGTTGCAAGATTTCACTTTGTATGTATATTCAGTGCTTATGAATTTAgtgtatattaatatatatataagtgtaTATGAATAAGAATATGTATGGTAATATGTTTGCGAGAAAGAATATTGTTAGTTATACTTTTCTGATTGTTATTTCATGTGGTTGTTTTGTCTGTAAGTGTCTtatctgctgtgtgttttgtgtggaccccaggaagagtagctgaTGTTCTGcatcagctaatggggatcctaaaaAATTCCTAAAATCCTAAATACTTCACCCTTATCAGATGAGCAAATTCTTTGAAAATAGTAATGTAAAACAATTTGACgaccatttattttaaacttcttggaaaatgttcagtgtaaaatatagtCTGATAGAACACATTGTGCTCTAATAAAACCAATTTTAGTGTAATGCAGTACACTTGATGATATGGACGCATGTTAGTTATGTAGTGTAGAAGTCTGGTAAACactgaacgttttactgtgtatcTTATGATCTCAAGCTATTTCAGTACTTGAGTCTGAATGAAGCTTTTGCTCTTTGTATGCTTTCTTAATTAGCGCTGAGGCGCATGAAAGACTCTCCAAAATTGACAAGATGAGGAAGAAGTATGAGATCCTCACCATATCCATGGCAGCCccagaaggagaggaggagaagtcCCCAGCTTATTATGTCATCAAAGTGAGCCTTGATGAAATTATGCAGTGAGAGTACTTTTTCACCCAAAAAATCCTGTAATCTCATTGGTTCTAGCAAGTTTTAACCAGCGTTGATTTATTTACCGATGCACCACTAGAGAATTTTGTAGTTCGAATCACTCCCTCCAGTTGGAGCCCCATCAACAGAAGATTATTAAAGGCTGACTGCTGGATTGTTAGCAAAGCACATTATCATAAATCGTTGGATGTATCtcacattaaaatgtactgtaataccATGAAAAGGGAAACTAATTCAACTTTATGTCAGCCCAAAAAGAATCAAATGAACTATACAGGAGGAACACTGTACCCAAATGATACATTTCAGCATATTTCAATCTGaacatgtgactgtgtgttacCAGGCTGCGCAAGAGAAGGAAGAGCTGCAGCGTAAAGGAGACGACCTGGATGCTAAAATCCGTCGGACGGAGAAAGAGATCCAGGCGCTGGAAAACACCCTCCACGTGCTGAGGAGCACCAACGCCGTGTACCGCAAGGCCTTCGGCAAGGTCACGGAGTCCAGTACGTCACGCAGTAGCGCCTCAGGCGTGTCACCCGGCTTGTTGTGTCTGTAAACCGGAACTGTTGACCTTTTTACACGCAACTTGAGATATCCACACAGCCTTCACAAAACAATGCCCCTCGCGTCACtagtgttttctgtgtgggtgTCTCTGTGGCAGTAGAATTCCCCGTGTGTTGCTTCCGCATTTCATCTTCATTGGAGTTCAGAATCACAAGTGCCCTCTCAGCAATTTAAGTACAGTAAGGAACACATTTCCTAAATATACCCTGAAAGTACAATGATGTCCAATTTGGGCACTAATAAGCATTTCttacaagcaaaaaaggtacaaatgaattGCGTATTGCTGTTATGTGTCTAGagggtaccaccccagtgacaagcattTGTACCTTTTGGGCacttttttataatatttttctgAGAGCATGTCAATGTTTCAGCCTTGTCTTTTCTGCAGGTGAGGAATATCAAGAAAAGCTGAAACTTGAGGACCAAAAGAGGGCTGTAGATGAACTATATCTCTATAAGAGGAGGCAAATCAGAGAACTTGAGGAAAATATTCAGGTATACCTGATTCAACCATCCATTTGATCAATTAGGTTTTTAATAGAAAAATTGACTTATTCTCTTAAATACAACAGTTGATTTACACAGGAACTCACGTGCTTTACATCCATTGCCATCTACctaaatgtcaaatttttaaatatgagaaGTAAATCACCAATGCCTATAAACTTGGTCAGATTAATTAAGAGCAGTGTTGTGGCGGTGTAGTGTTGAGTGGTGTGGTACCATTTTAGTCAACTATACAAATAAGCGGTTGATGTGTATTTCAACTTCAGAGTGCAACAATCTCATAAACAGCACCAGATAAGCTGAGCCTAGGGCCattttaatgaggaaaatagACATACAGATGGCCTAATTAGGGGGCCAGGCACTGCAGGTGTGTCGGCATCCTATTGAATTTCTTCTAGTTTTTATTACACACAGCAGTCAACGTGGCAGATCTTGCTGTGTGCGAATTGTTTGGCAGCAGTTAACAGCTTATTGTGTCTATCATTACTGCGATTGAATGAAAAACCATGATTTCCTTTACACTTCCAGGGCATGAACAATACCCTTGAAGACCTACTGCAGGAGGAAGCCATGCACCGCAGGAAAACGGACGAAGCTGAATCGCAGATCCTGTCCCTGAACAAGGAGCTGGGCTCACAAAAAGAGAAGCTGGACAGGGTTACCAAACAGGtatgaaaaagacaaagaggCTTGTCAAACAGgtttgggaaaacaaaaaaacgaaccATTTTTCCCACCTGACAtacctgggcgtgtcgaagtgtccttgagcaagacacctaacccctaaatgctctggcgaatgagaggcatcaattgtaaagcgctttggataaaagcgctatataaatgcagtccatttaccatttacatacaAACCGGTATAGAAATTGACAAAGGATTAGGAATGACACAAATTCAAGCAccataaaatattgtaatagacacacaaatgtattgggtgctcctaactgttttgtaaaaatataaaaaatgtcattatttccatAGAATAGGAACTCTCAAAATGGcaggactatgtataaaaagggctgtaaatCCTACACAGATTGCCCGTcatggatgtaaatatcctcaatttaaagctgacagtctgcactttaagcccatatccattgttttatttgaaatgcaatgTACAGGAGCATGgttccaaaacaacaaaaaatgtgtcactgtcacagtacttttgcatttaactgtagaACTTTCCCAATGCTTACAGTAGTACACCATAATAAGGTAACTTGTAAATGAACCACTGGGAATTgatttgtttgttagtttgaATGGTTGGCTAGTTTGTTGCTTGGCAACATTTCTGAGATATTTTCCTCTGTATTTTCATGACCTCTTCTTTCATAAAAGTGCTCCAAGCTGACCAGGGAGATCCGGTCTGCCAAAAAGACCAAAGGTAAGACGTGGGAGGAGCATGACATAGACCTTCGTGAGCTGAAGGAGTTCAACAAGACTGTGAACAAGGTGCTGCTGGAAGCTATGGATGGGAACCCTGACCTGAGGTCAGCGCTGCAGTCCTACTTTCAGGAGGTACATTTCCACTGATGGAATTCCACAAATGCCAAATTATGATCCACAGGCTGTGGCACAAAACTGTAGTTAGTATTGTGCTTATCTATTAGCAGCTGGTTCCACCACAACCCAAAGCTGGAAATAGTGTAATTGGAAATTGTGGAAAATACTGTGCAATTACGTTgattgtatactgtatactgacttgaagtaattatttaattttaagatGATTATatgattaaaattattaattttatttataattatgaataattattcattttaattttaagaagcCTTTTTTGTAGGCCAGCCTGCCCCTGCCCACACCTGGATCAGCGTCAGGCAGCAGACAGAGCTCAAAGTCTGCCTCGATTCGCAGCTCTGTCAGGTAAGGACAACAGGCTCAAGCCCAGCAACTATTTTGGCCTCAACTTTCACCGAGattttgaagaaaacaaatacttttattcctatataaatattttcaaatgacttCATGGACCAaccaacaaatatttttttagtttgtaaaAACTTTCCCTTTGGTCGCTTACTCATAATTGCTATGGTGGCTATAACCATGCTAACAAACTAAAAACTTGTTGGGTCAAATTAAGACGTACAGATAGAGGCACTGTCCCTCCCCTGTCTTTGGCCACTTCTATACCTCTGTTTGTAT
Coding sequences within it:
- the LOC118228804 gene encoding coiled-coil domain-containing protein 39-like isoform X2, translated to MSSAVLYEIGWTDGFAIPVANTENKALQEEIQKKQKENSILEAKISEHKEKIQALSDHLKNVRQELSHTQVLCRAVEKETESEAHFKALAEREMGRLRQEITQLENELGALRERRNAQENNIFKATQKLEELKGQLNWDQKTLDTWLEESAQKDQDTMAILKYAQQDEARIKVLTLRVEKLTLEANQKRKVLDNERTETMTAQIALDKTAESLRQAHGERQELIRQWGNTIEQMRKRDQELQQCALLLSQMKQEVRERQDRIKEKKNFLETQEENNREYERKITGTERLAAKLRGELQELEANRTRLQDELETLRRNVDQTNIAVEARRSQLADLKREIQDKNNKVKHARLRNTALEEKLESVTQSAVSMEERAAQFEQMLMEEEQTEREIDSQLRENQKVLARGRQELQTLKSKEKTLLAEISGSRATLSNLNSRLDKLEHSSLQQQEMIYNKDFQIQLLERKLSRLRGEGNTEEEQALKKKESELAAALEEERKTAKMLALQLKKLQDEIYCAKKETEKTGAQKRELTEKIEELNLFNDISDKELNKLRFKKQDTMVENNIVKLEVKHMRDLLYNKADSVLSLEKQRLQLQAAMRERQVEINVHREMLQKQIKIADQERQKLSAEAHERLSKIDKMRKKYEILTISMAAPEGEEEKSPAYYVIKAAQEKEELQRKGDDLDAKIRRTEKEIQALENTLHVLRSTNAVYRKAFGKVTESSEEYQEKLKLEDQKRAVDELYLYKRRQIRELEENIQGMNNTLEDLLQEEAMHRRKTDEAESQILSLNKELGSQKEKLDRVTKQCSKLTREIRSAKKTKGKTWEEHDIDLRELKEFNKTVNKVLLEAMDGNPDLRSALQSYFQEASLPLPTPGSASGSRQSSKSASIRSSVRSADSSCSSSPRGSLPLPTAVSMPASRQSSKPASARSSMSSASDPGASALQSPHVTTVDLGLQLAVTSPPLAAASPRDSRRGSSAASTSSSTSSRRSQRKSP
- the LOC118228804 gene encoding coiled-coil domain-containing protein 39-like isoform X1 — protein: MSSAVLYEIGWTDGFAIPVANTENKALQEEIQKKQKENSILEAKISEHKEKIQALSDHLKNVRQELSHTQVLCRAVEKETESEAHFKALAEREMGRLRQEITQLENELGALRERRNAQENNIFKATQKLEELKGQLNWDQKTLDTWLEESAQKDQDTMAILKYAQQDEARIKVLTLRVEKLTLEANQKRKVLDNERTETMTAQIALDKTAESLRQAHGERQELIRQWGNTIEQMRKRDQELQQCALLLSQMKQEVRERQDRIKEKKNFLETQEENNREYERKITGTERLAAKLRGELQELEANRTRLQDELETLRRNVDQTNIAVEARRSQLADLKREIQDKNNKVKHARLRNTALEEKLESVTQSAVSMEERAAQFEQMLMEEEQTEREIDSQLRENQKVLARGRQELQTLKSKEKTLLAEISGSRATLSNLNSRLDKLEHSSLQQQEMIYNKDFQIQLLERKLSRLRGEGNTEEEQALKKKESELAAALEEERKTAKMLALQLKKLQDEIYCAKKETEKTGAQKRELTEKIEELNLFNDISDKELNKLRFKKQDTMVENNIVKLEVKHMRDLLYNKADSVLSLEKQRLQLQAAMRERQVEINVHREMLQKQIKIADQERQKLSAEAHERLSKIDKMRKKYEILTISMAAPEGEEEKSPAYYVIKAAQEKEELQRKGDDLDAKIRRTEKEIQALENTLHVLRSTNAVYRKAFGKVTESSEEYQEKLKLEDQKRAVDELYLYKRRQIRELEENIQGMNNTLEDLLQEEAMHRRKTDEAESQILSLNKELGSQKEKLDRVTKQCSKLTREIRSAKKTKGKTWEEHDIDLRELKEFNKTVNKVLLEAMDGNPDLRSALQSYFQEASLPLPTPGSASGSRQSSKSASIRSSVRSADSSCSSSPRGSLPLPTAVSMPASRQSSKPASARSSMSSARSSGSSCGSDPGASALQSPHVTTVDLGLQLAVTSPPLAAASPRDSRRGSSAASTSSSTSSRRSQRKSP